The following are encoded in a window of Salinibacter ruber DSM 13855 genomic DNA:
- a CDS encoding stomatin-like protein translates to MWTLLLALILLGLFIFYNTFVIVEMREEVILERFGKYHDTLHPGLHFTIPLVDRVAYRQETREQVLDVPHQKCITQDNIEVDVDGIVYLKVMDAYKASYGINDYRLAAVNLAQTTMRSEVGKITLDDTFSERDSMNEAIVEELDKASDPWGVKVMRYELKDIQPSQDIVLTMEKQMEAEREKRAEITESSGERDARINVSEGNRQKSILMSEGQREARVNEAEGEAREMELIAEATANGIERIADAIAQPGGSLAVKMRLTEQFIDRLGEIVDGANVSVLPMEAANLKSFFEGASEVTNPIQNK, encoded by the coding sequence ATGTGGACGCTTCTGCTCGCCCTCATTCTCCTCGGGCTGTTTATTTTCTACAACACGTTCGTGATCGTCGAGATGCGCGAGGAGGTGATCCTGGAGCGCTTCGGCAAGTATCACGACACGCTGCATCCCGGGCTCCACTTCACCATTCCGCTGGTCGACCGCGTGGCCTACCGGCAGGAGACCCGCGAGCAGGTGCTCGACGTCCCGCACCAGAAGTGCATCACGCAGGACAACATTGAGGTGGACGTGGACGGCATCGTCTACCTGAAGGTGATGGACGCCTACAAGGCCAGCTACGGCATCAACGACTACCGCCTGGCCGCCGTCAACCTGGCGCAGACGACCATGCGGAGCGAGGTGGGCAAGATTACGCTCGACGACACGTTCAGCGAGCGGGACTCGATGAATGAGGCCATCGTGGAGGAGCTGGACAAGGCCTCCGACCCGTGGGGCGTGAAGGTGATGCGCTACGAGCTGAAGGACATCCAGCCGTCGCAGGACATCGTGCTCACGATGGAGAAGCAGATGGAGGCCGAGCGCGAGAAGCGAGCCGAGATCACCGAATCCAGCGGGGAGCGGGACGCCCGAATCAACGTGTCGGAGGGAAACCGGCAGAAGTCGATCCTGATGTCGGAGGGCCAGCGGGAGGCCCGCGTGAACGAGGCGGAAGGGGAGGCCCGCGAGATGGAGCTCATCGCGGAGGCGACGGCCAACGGCATCGAGCGCATCGCGGACGCCATCGCCCAGCCCGGCGGCTCCCTGGCCGTCAAGATGCGGCTCACCGAGCAGTTCATCGACCGCCTCGGCGAGATCGTGGACGGCGCCAACGTGAGCGTGCTCCCGATGGAGGCCGCCAATCTGAAGTCGTTCTTCGAAGGCGCATCCGAAGTTACGAATCCGATCCAGAATAAGTAG
- the recJ gene encoding single-stranded-DNA-specific exonuclease RecJ, translated as MTYRWTPRALDEPDVVPRLQRELNDLPAPLARALALREVTTLEEAKHFFRADRSALHDPFGMAGMDAAAARLSDAIDDGTSVLVYGDYDVDGTTGTALFTDFLRDRGVDVSFFIPDRYEDGYGLCRRGLDAAAERGASLVVALDCGITAHEEAAYAQELGLDLIIADHHTPKETLPEALAVLDPKRPDDDYPFEELPGCGLAFKLVQAVLAHRDEAPDAAYEYLDLLALSTASDIVPLYGENRVLMAEGLEALQRSTRPGVQALADAADLDLQTVTSTGNIVFTLGPRINAAGRMEHASSAVELLLARSYEEAEPHAAELEQLNRERRRIDDTIEEEAVERAERQITSRSPHALVLYDPDWHLGVIGIVASSIVERFHKPTILLTHNGEAVKGSARSIEGINIYEALADCEDVLTQFGGHDHAAGMSLEADDIDAFRDRFDDAVGERVTPELLTPSIKVDASVDLDTIGSVADRFWAVLKQFGPFGPANPTPVFHAEDLDVVSARTVGSDDSHLKFEVRQRDASSGQTYDAIGFGMGEKLSVLRESQDTGTPVELLFSLEENTWNGRTTLQLKARDVRLDEA; from the coding sequence ATGACCTACCGATGGACCCCGCGTGCCCTCGACGAGCCCGACGTGGTGCCTCGTCTGCAGCGCGAGCTCAACGACCTGCCCGCGCCCCTCGCCCGTGCCCTCGCCCTGCGCGAGGTCACAACCCTTGAGGAAGCGAAGCACTTCTTCCGGGCCGACCGCTCGGCCCTGCACGACCCGTTTGGGATGGCGGGGATGGATGCGGCGGCGGCCCGCCTGTCCGATGCCATCGACGATGGGACGTCCGTGCTGGTGTACGGCGACTATGACGTGGACGGGACGACGGGCACGGCGCTCTTCACGGACTTTCTTCGCGACCGGGGCGTGGACGTGTCGTTCTTTATCCCGGACCGCTACGAGGACGGGTACGGGCTCTGCCGGCGGGGCCTCGACGCGGCGGCCGAGCGCGGGGCCTCGCTGGTCGTGGCCCTCGACTGTGGCATCACGGCCCACGAGGAGGCGGCCTACGCGCAGGAGCTGGGGCTCGACCTCATCATTGCGGACCACCACACGCCGAAGGAGACGCTGCCGGAGGCATTGGCCGTGCTTGATCCGAAGCGCCCGGACGACGACTACCCGTTCGAGGAGCTGCCCGGATGCGGGCTGGCCTTCAAGCTCGTCCAGGCGGTCCTCGCGCACCGCGACGAGGCCCCCGACGCGGCCTACGAGTACCTCGACCTTCTGGCCCTCTCTACGGCGAGCGACATCGTTCCGCTCTACGGCGAAAACCGGGTCCTGATGGCCGAGGGGCTGGAGGCCCTGCAGCGGAGCACGCGCCCGGGCGTTCAGGCCCTGGCGGATGCCGCCGACCTCGATCTGCAGACCGTCACCTCCACCGGCAACATCGTCTTCACCCTCGGCCCCCGCATCAACGCCGCGGGGCGCATGGAGCACGCCTCCTCGGCGGTCGAGCTGCTCCTCGCCCGGAGCTACGAGGAGGCCGAGCCCCACGCCGCTGAGCTGGAACAGCTGAACCGCGAGCGGCGCCGCATCGACGACACCATCGAGGAGGAGGCGGTCGAACGGGCGGAGCGCCAGATCACGTCTCGCAGCCCGCACGCGCTGGTGCTGTACGACCCGGACTGGCACCTCGGTGTGATCGGCATTGTGGCCAGCAGCATCGTCGAGCGCTTCCACAAGCCGACCATTCTGCTCACCCACAACGGGGAGGCGGTCAAGGGCTCGGCCCGCTCCATCGAGGGCATCAACATCTACGAGGCCCTCGCGGACTGCGAGGACGTGCTCACGCAGTTTGGGGGACACGACCACGCGGCCGGCATGTCGCTGGAGGCCGACGACATCGACGCCTTCCGCGATCGCTTCGACGACGCCGTGGGCGAGCGGGTGACGCCGGAGCTGCTCACCCCGTCGATCAAGGTGGACGCGTCGGTCGACCTCGATACGATCGGATCGGTCGCGGACCGCTTCTGGGCGGTGCTCAAGCAGTTCGGCCCGTTCGGGCCCGCCAACCCGACGCCCGTCTTTCACGCCGAGGACCTGGACGTGGTCTCGGCCCGCACGGTGGGGAGCGACGATTCGCACCTTAAGTTTGAGGTGCGGCAGCGGGATGCCTCAAGCGGTCAGACGTACGACGCAATCGGGTTCGGGATGGGCGAGAAGCTGTCGGTGCTCCGGGAGAGCCAGGACACCGGGACGCCCGTGGAGCTGCTCTTTTCTTTGGAGGAGAACACCTGGAACGGGCGCACGACCCTGCAACTGAAGGCCCGGGACGTGCGCCTGGACGAGGCGTGA
- a CDS encoding SPFH domain-containing protein, translating into MDASPFEFLNTLSLGILSILALYVAYKFLRAIRFVPQQNAYVVERLGNYHKTLRAGFHALIPFIDRVAYTLDLREQAIPVEPQECFTEDNVRVEVDGIIYLSVTNPENAAYGVTDYRRGAIQLAQTTTRSVIGRMELDTTFQERAAISQAVVEVLSEVEQTWGIKVHRYEIKNIDTPRTVQQAMERQMTAERERRATVARSEGKQQSTVNDAEGEKQELINQSEGEKQRRINEAEGRAQEIEALAEATAEAIERVAASVSAPGGEEAVKLRLAEQYLDTIAKLGKEENEVLLPADLTKYESVIDGLSLDEFTLRPDGETPRPSGDGAAGESRSQDD; encoded by the coding sequence ATGGATGCCTCCCCCTTCGAATTCCTCAACACCCTCAGCCTCGGCATTTTGTCGATACTGGCCCTCTACGTGGCCTACAAGTTCCTGCGGGCCATCCGGTTCGTGCCGCAGCAGAACGCCTACGTGGTGGAGCGGCTCGGCAACTACCACAAGACGCTGCGCGCCGGCTTCCACGCCCTGATCCCGTTCATCGACCGCGTGGCCTACACGCTCGACCTCCGCGAGCAGGCCATCCCGGTGGAGCCGCAGGAGTGCTTTACGGAGGACAACGTGCGGGTGGAGGTGGACGGCATCATCTACCTGAGCGTGACCAACCCCGAAAACGCGGCCTACGGCGTGACCGACTACCGCCGCGGGGCCATTCAGCTGGCGCAGACCACCACCCGCTCGGTCATCGGGCGGATGGAGCTGGACACCACCTTTCAGGAGCGGGCGGCCATCAGCCAGGCGGTCGTGGAGGTGCTCAGTGAGGTGGAGCAGACCTGGGGCATCAAGGTGCACCGCTACGAGATCAAAAACATCGACACGCCGCGCACGGTGCAGCAGGCGATGGAGCGGCAGATGACGGCGGAGCGGGAGCGCCGCGCCACGGTGGCCCGGTCGGAGGGCAAGCAGCAGTCCACGGTCAACGACGCCGAGGGCGAGAAGCAGGAGCTGATCAACCAGTCGGAGGGCGAAAAGCAGCGCCGCATCAACGAGGCCGAAGGACGCGCGCAGGAAATTGAGGCCCTGGCCGAGGCGACGGCGGAGGCAATTGAGCGGGTGGCCGCGTCCGTCTCCGCACCGGGGGGCGAGGAGGCGGTGAAGCTACGACTCGCGGAGCAGTACCTCGACACCATTGCCAAGCTGGGCAAGGAGGAGAACGAGGTGCTCCTGCCGGCGGACCTCACGAAGTACGAGTCGGTCATCGACGGTCTCTCGCTCGACGAATTCACGCTCCGGCCCGACGGCGAGACGCCCCGGCCGTCCGGGGATGGGGCGGCAGGGGAGAGCCGATCACAGGACGACTAG
- a CDS encoding NfeD family protein, translating into MDLDPTLLTWAFVVGGALLMLIEAVVPGGIAFFLGIGGVVVGGLRALGLLVDPLSSVVTWVFLSTGLTIALRPLMLRFVQGDVSLAMTDEDAEAMGETVTVVEAVGPESPGRIRFRGATWDARTLEGRLPDGAEAQLLYRDNLTWVVEPADHADLDAELSAAIGSDVSEGDANRSPSTDDTTSDDSGLGYDPSARSSS; encoded by the coding sequence ATGGACCTGGACCCAACCCTTCTCACCTGGGCTTTCGTCGTCGGCGGCGCGCTCCTCATGTTGATTGAGGCGGTGGTGCCGGGCGGCATCGCGTTCTTCCTCGGCATTGGGGGCGTGGTGGTGGGGGGGCTCCGTGCGCTGGGCCTCCTGGTCGACCCCCTGTCGTCGGTCGTGACGTGGGTCTTTCTGTCGACCGGTCTCACGATTGCACTGCGGCCCCTCATGCTGCGCTTCGTGCAGGGCGACGTGTCGCTGGCCATGACCGACGAGGACGCGGAGGCGATGGGGGAGACCGTGACGGTTGTCGAGGCGGTGGGGCCCGAGAGCCCGGGGCGCATTCGCTTTCGGGGGGCCACGTGGGACGCCCGTACCCTTGAGGGCCGGCTGCCGGACGGCGCCGAGGCCCAGTTGCTCTACCGCGACAACCTGACGTGGGTCGTGGAGCCCGCCGACCACGCCGATCTCGACGCGGAGCTGTCGGCGGCGATCGGTTCCGACGTGTCCGAGGGAGATGCAAACCGGTCCCCGAGTACCGACGACACGACGTCGGACGACTCCGGGCTGGGCTACGACCCGTCGGCCCGCTCGTCCAGCTAG
- the rho gene encoding transcription termination factor Rho, whose translation MKISTLQDKKLDELREIARELDLTGYSDLRKQDLIYRILEAQAEGAASGEEPDLNETGPSSTPDNGAGETDRTSSDASQTRSSGKPDYMRRYDPNQTELRGMIKKAGVLEILPDGYGFLRSDEYSYQSSPDDIYVSPSQIKRFGLQEGDTVEGRVRPPKEGEKFFALIQVASINGCDPGELGERADFEFLTPIFPDERFTLEVEADSYGPRILDLFAPIGKGQRGLIVSPPKAGKTVLLQKIAHGIATNHPDTHLLTLLIDERPEEVTDMDRTVEGEVVASTFDEEPERHVEVADTVLLKVRRLVESGQDVCVLLDSITRLARAHNAVTPEKGRTLSGGIEAGALRGPKRFFGAARNVEESGSLTIIGTALIDTGSRMDQVIFEEFKGTGNMELVLDREMADRRLYPAIDLILSGTRREEELLPKPMLKRVWVMRKILADMEPIEAMEFLLDKMKDTADNEEFLEMMN comes from the coding sequence ATGAAAATCTCCACGCTGCAGGACAAGAAGCTCGATGAACTCCGCGAGATCGCGCGGGAGCTGGACCTCACCGGCTACTCCGACCTGCGAAAACAAGACCTCATCTACCGCATCCTCGAGGCGCAGGCCGAGGGGGCCGCGTCGGGGGAGGAGCCCGACCTCAACGAGACGGGCCCCTCCTCCACGCCGGACAACGGCGCCGGGGAGACCGACCGCACGTCCTCCGATGCGTCCCAGACCCGGAGCTCCGGGAAGCCGGACTACATGCGCCGATACGACCCCAATCAGACGGAGCTCCGGGGGATGATCAAGAAGGCCGGTGTGCTCGAGATTCTCCCGGACGGTTACGGCTTTCTCCGCTCCGACGAGTACAGCTACCAGTCGAGCCCCGACGACATTTACGTCTCGCCGTCTCAGATTAAGCGCTTCGGCCTGCAGGAAGGCGACACGGTAGAGGGCCGCGTGCGTCCCCCGAAGGAAGGCGAAAAGTTCTTCGCCCTCATCCAGGTCGCGTCGATCAACGGCTGCGACCCGGGCGAGCTCGGCGAACGGGCCGACTTCGAGTTTCTGACCCCAATTTTCCCCGACGAGCGCTTTACGCTGGAGGTGGAGGCGGACAGCTACGGCCCGCGTATTCTCGACCTGTTCGCCCCGATCGGGAAGGGGCAGCGCGGCCTCATCGTCTCCCCCCCCAAGGCGGGCAAGACGGTGCTCCTGCAGAAGATCGCCCATGGCATTGCGACCAACCACCCCGACACCCACCTCCTAACCCTCCTCATCGACGAGCGTCCGGAGGAGGTCACCGACATGGACCGGACCGTGGAAGGGGAGGTCGTCGCCTCCACCTTCGACGAGGAGCCGGAGCGCCACGTGGAGGTGGCGGACACGGTGCTTCTGAAGGTGCGTCGCCTCGTGGAATCGGGACAGGACGTGTGCGTGCTGCTCGACTCGATCACACGCCTGGCGCGGGCCCACAACGCCGTGACGCCGGAGAAGGGACGCACGCTGTCCGGCGGCATCGAGGCCGGGGCGCTGCGCGGCCCGAAACGGTTCTTCGGCGCGGCCCGAAACGTTGAGGAGAGCGGGTCCCTCACCATCATCGGCACCGCCCTCATCGACACGGGCAGCCGCATGGACCAGGTCATCTTCGAGGAGTTTAAGGGCACCGGCAACATGGAGCTCGTTCTGGACCGCGAGATGGCCGACCGGCGCCTCTACCCGGCCATCGACCTCATTCTGTCCGGCACCCGTCGGGAGGAGGAACTGCTGCCCAAGCCGATGCTGAAGCGCGTCTGGGTCATGCGCAAAATTCTGGCCGACATGGAGCCGATCGAGGCCATGGAGTTCCTGCTCGACAAGATGAAGGACACAGCGGACAACGAGGAGTTCCTGGAGATGATGAATTAG
- the pgeF gene encoding peptidoglycan editing factor PgeF, protein MSTRHGGVSGPPYDTLNLGRHVGDTASCVEENRRRFCASLQTDPAWLATAGQVHGSTVRVIDAPRYEPFCDGLVTTTPGLLLAIAVADCAPVLLADPKHEVVGACHAGWRGTVRQIAAKTVAAMADCGAVPAQIRAYVGPCLSRTAFEVGPEVAAEFDDAVVARPQGADRPHVDLKAALHRQLEAAGVPGDAIEASPRCTLQDADDFFSYRAADGPTGRMFGALVLRH, encoded by the coding sequence ATGAGCACCCGACACGGGGGCGTGAGCGGCCCGCCCTACGACACCCTCAACCTGGGACGCCACGTGGGCGATACGGCCAGTTGTGTGGAAGAGAACCGGCGCCGGTTCTGTGCCTCCCTCCAGACCGACCCCGCCTGGCTGGCCACGGCCGGGCAGGTGCACGGGTCGACGGTCCGTGTGATCGACGCGCCGCGATACGAGCCCTTCTGCGACGGCCTCGTCACGACCACGCCCGGCCTCCTCCTCGCCATCGCCGTGGCCGACTGTGCGCCCGTGCTCCTGGCCGACCCCAAACACGAGGTCGTGGGGGCCTGCCACGCCGGGTGGCGGGGCACGGTCCGCCAAATCGCCGCCAAAACGGTCGCGGCCATGGCGGACTGCGGCGCGGTCCCGGCCCAGATTCGAGCGTACGTGGGGCCGTGTCTGTCCCGGACGGCCTTCGAGGTGGGGCCGGAGGTCGCGGCCGAGTTCGACGACGCCGTGGTGGCACGCCCCCAAGGCGCCGATCGGCCGCACGTTGACCTCAAGGCCGCCCTCCACCGCCAACTCGAAGCCGCGGGCGTGCCGGGCGACGCTATTGAGGCGTCGCCCCGCTGTACGCTGCAAGACGCGGACGACTTCTTCTCCTACCGCGCCGCCGACGGCCCTACCGGACGCATGTTTGGGGCCCTCGTGCTCCGGCATTGA
- a CDS encoding YheT family hydrolase has translation MPTPTALHLRVPHPSTPTPRRPLANVPVRPSSYTAPTGLDGGHRQTLYASLVRRVDFEYDYRERIDTPDDDFLDLDWARPRAASSDRAVILTHGLEGSAGRGYMRGMARAFVRRGWDACALNLRGCSGTPNRQVATYHSGKTDDLALVVHHVLDHGYTSVALIGFSLGGNLTLKYLGERGPQVDDRIRGAVALSAPVDLDASADRIDRWSNWHYVQYFLRSLRHKMRVKADQHPARVSIAPLSRIRSLREFDDVYTAPLHGFDGAADYYRRASSRPSLSALAVPTLLLNAANDPFLPASCYPYPIARPHDQLALEVPESGGHVGFVSFNDAGEYWSERRAASFLSPS, from the coding sequence GTGCCGACTCCCACCGCCCTGCATCTCCGCGTCCCCCATCCCTCCACGCCCACACCAAGACGCCCTCTCGCCAACGTGCCCGTCCGTCCCTCCAGCTACACCGCCCCGACAGGCCTCGACGGGGGCCACCGACAGACCCTGTACGCGTCGCTGGTACGGCGCGTCGACTTTGAGTACGACTACCGCGAACGCATCGACACTCCGGACGACGACTTTCTCGACCTCGACTGGGCCCGGCCGCGCGCGGCTTCGTCGGATCGTGCCGTCATCCTGACGCATGGACTGGAGGGCAGTGCCGGACGCGGATACATGCGGGGCATGGCCCGGGCCTTCGTCCGGCGCGGGTGGGACGCCTGTGCCCTCAACCTGCGCGGCTGCAGCGGCACGCCGAACCGGCAGGTGGCCACCTACCACAGCGGCAAGACCGACGATCTCGCCCTCGTGGTCCACCACGTGCTCGACCACGGATACACGTCCGTGGCCCTGATCGGCTTCAGCCTCGGCGGCAACCTCACGCTCAAATACCTCGGCGAGCGCGGCCCCCAGGTCGACGACCGCATTCGGGGCGCCGTGGCCCTTTCCGCCCCCGTCGACCTCGATGCCTCCGCCGACCGGATCGACCGGTGGTCGAACTGGCACTACGTCCAATACTTCCTCCGGTCGCTCCGGCACAAGATGCGCGTGAAGGCCGATCAGCATCCCGCCCGCGTGTCCATCGCCCCCCTCAGCCGCATCCGCTCCCTCCGGGAATTCGACGACGTCTACACCGCCCCCCTCCACGGCTTCGATGGGGCCGCCGACTACTACCGGCGCGCCAGCAGCAGGCCGTCGCTTTCCGCGCTTGCCGTGCCGACGCTCCTCCTCAACGCCGCCAACGACCCGTTCCTGCCCGCCTCGTGCTACCCATACCCCATCGCCCGGCCCCACGACCAGTTGGCCCTGGAGGTCCCGGAGAGCGGGGGCCACGTCGGGTTCGTCTCCTTCAACGACGCCGGAGAGTACTGGTCCGAGCGCCGCGCCGCGTCGTTTCTGTCCCCGTCGTGA
- a CDS encoding S41 family peptidase: MRTALRTLGLSLLWLLFVVAPTSAQDADPFVRHPAVHPDGDRIAFSYQGDLWTVPVDGGAPERLTIHEAYEGEPRWGPDGDRIAFTSDRFGNDDLYVMDAAGSTPTRLTHHSTGDAIGGWTPTGKLLFTTRRTYAQAEWSDEIYAVDGDGGTPDRRLDAVGSAPRMSPDGRFIAFERGYNDITKKGYEGPADRNVWVYDTENDTYTQVTTYAGNDHTPVWTGPRTLLYVSEQSGTYNVHRLALTDQGAADGAPEAVTTFDDHDVRSLSASQDGSVVAVQRQTDIYLIENGGEPRPLDVTVPADYRFDPTEKMQMTDGLRDYAVSPDGEQVALVLRGEIFLMQNDPEEPRTTRLTDHTHRDRGVAWMSDSTLVFSSDRGGNQYDLYRLESADPEHPGDLYDALQHHVTQLTDTPEDERVLAMDPDRSHVALRRGAMTPYGAGQLLTAAVADGTIEDATVLAEGWNAPTDVAWSPDGDWLAYSQNNLNFNADVYVHAADGSTGPVNVSQHPKSDTEPVWSPDGSKLGFVSDRSGNDADIWFVWLEEEDWEKTKRDWEALEDEDESGAERSEDDAPPEVNIDLANIHDRLERVTALPGGEGDPVIAADGDTFYFVGGRDAGPADYDSEVDLYRIQWDGSERTRVTERNVGPSDVRLSPDDSQILFTHSGGRLARVPVAQNELERLSFTASMTVDHEAERTQIFDEVGRALNQGFYDPDFHGDDWDALLEEYRPRALEASTAQDFQAVVNRMLGELNASHMGYYAGDRAETQDERTGRLGVELDPVEAGVEVQRVVPRSPADREVSTLREGDVITTVNGQSVAAANNFYGLLEGTVEEKILLGVTSPDGETRTVRIRPTGSLDDALYREWVEDRKELVDEYSDGRLGYVHVEGMNWESFEHFERELYASGHDKEGLIIDVRYNGGGWTTDYLMTVLNVRRHAYTVPRGATDDLDRNHEQFRGHYPFGERLPYAAWTKPVAALANENSYSNAEIFSHAFKNLDHGTLVGQPTFGAVISTGGAGLLDGSYVRMPFRAWYVYQTDKNMEHGPARPDIQVENPPGIKAEGEDPQLRRSVEALLNENSE, translated from the coding sequence ATGCGAACCGCCCTGCGCACCCTTGGACTCTCGCTTCTTTGGCTCCTCTTCGTCGTCGCGCCGACCTCGGCCCAGGACGCCGATCCGTTCGTGCGCCACCCAGCCGTGCACCCGGACGGCGACCGGATCGCCTTTTCCTATCAAGGGGACCTCTGGACCGTCCCCGTCGACGGCGGTGCGCCCGAGCGCCTCACGATCCACGAGGCCTACGAGGGGGAGCCCCGCTGGGGCCCCGACGGCGACCGGATCGCCTTCACGAGCGACCGCTTTGGCAACGACGACCTGTACGTGATGGACGCCGCCGGCAGCACGCCGACGCGCCTCACGCACCACTCCACGGGCGACGCCATCGGGGGGTGGACCCCGACCGGGAAGCTCCTCTTTACCACGCGACGCACCTACGCACAGGCCGAGTGGTCGGACGAAATCTACGCAGTGGACGGGGACGGCGGCACGCCCGACCGGCGACTCGACGCCGTGGGCAGCGCGCCTCGCATGTCGCCCGACGGCCGGTTCATCGCCTTCGAGCGCGGGTACAACGACATCACCAAGAAGGGCTACGAGGGCCCTGCCGACCGCAACGTGTGGGTCTACGACACCGAAAACGACACGTACACGCAGGTGACCACCTACGCGGGCAACGACCACACGCCGGTCTGGACCGGCCCGCGCACGCTGCTGTACGTGAGCGAGCAGAGCGGCACCTACAACGTTCACCGGCTCGCCCTCACCGACCAGGGCGCGGCCGACGGGGCGCCCGAGGCCGTCACCACGTTCGACGACCACGACGTGCGGAGCCTCAGCGCAAGCCAGGACGGGTCGGTCGTCGCCGTCCAGCGGCAAACCGACATCTACCTGATTGAAAACGGCGGCGAGCCGCGCCCGCTGGACGTTACCGTTCCGGCCGACTACCGGTTCGACCCCACCGAAAAGATGCAGATGACCGACGGCCTCCGCGACTACGCCGTCTCGCCCGACGGCGAACAGGTGGCCCTCGTGCTCCGCGGAGAAATCTTCCTCATGCAGAACGACCCGGAGGAGCCCCGCACCACGCGCCTCACCGACCACACCCACCGCGATCGGGGCGTGGCCTGGATGAGCGACTCCACCCTCGTCTTTTCCTCGGACCGGGGGGGGAATCAGTACGACCTGTACAGACTCGAGTCCGCCGACCCCGAGCACCCGGGCGACCTGTACGACGCCCTGCAGCACCACGTGACCCAGCTTACGGACACGCCGGAGGATGAGCGGGTGCTGGCCATGGATCCCGACCGCTCGCACGTCGCCCTTCGCCGGGGCGCCATGACGCCCTACGGGGCCGGCCAGCTCCTAACGGCCGCCGTGGCGGACGGAACGATCGAGGACGCGACCGTGCTCGCAGAGGGCTGGAACGCCCCCACCGACGTGGCCTGGAGCCCCGACGGCGACTGGCTCGCCTATAGCCAGAACAACCTCAACTTCAACGCCGACGTCTACGTCCACGCCGCCGACGGCTCCACCGGCCCGGTCAACGTAAGCCAGCATCCCAAGAGCGACACCGAACCGGTGTGGAGCCCCGACGGCTCGAAGCTGGGCTTCGTCTCCGACCGCAGCGGCAACGACGCGGACATCTGGTTCGTGTGGCTGGAGGAGGAGGACTGGGAAAAAACGAAGCGCGATTGGGAGGCACTTGAGGACGAAGACGAGTCCGGTGCGGAACGCTCCGAGGACGACGCGCCCCCCGAGGTAAACATCGACCTCGCAAACATCCACGACCGCCTCGAGCGCGTCACGGCCCTGCCCGGGGGCGAGGGCGATCCCGTCATCGCCGCGGACGGCGACACCTTCTACTTCGTGGGCGGCCGGGACGCCGGCCCGGCCGACTACGATTCCGAGGTCGACCTCTACCGCATCCAGTGGGACGGCTCCGAGCGGACGCGCGTCACGGAGCGCAACGTCGGCCCTTCCGACGTCCGCCTCTCGCCGGACGACTCCCAGATCCTCTTCACCCACTCCGGCGGCCGGCTGGCCCGCGTGCCCGTCGCGCAGAACGAGCTGGAGCGCCTCTCCTTCACCGCCTCGATGACGGTGGACCACGAGGCGGAGCGGACCCAGATCTTCGACGAGGTGGGCCGGGCCCTGAACCAGGGCTTCTACGACCCCGACTTCCACGGCGACGACTGGGACGCACTGCTCGAGGAATACCGGCCGCGCGCCCTGGAGGCCTCCACCGCCCAGGACTTTCAGGCCGTCGTCAACCGCATGCTCGGCGAGCTCAACGCCAGCCACATGGGGTATTACGCCGGCGACCGGGCCGAGACGCAGGACGAGCGCACCGGCCGCCTCGGCGTGGAGCTTGACCCGGTCGAGGCCGGCGTGGAGGTGCAACGGGTGGTGCCCCGTTCCCCCGCCGACCGGGAGGTCAGCACGCTTCGGGAAGGAGACGTGATTACCACCGTGAACGGACAGTCCGTGGCGGCGGCCAACAACTTCTACGGGCTGCTGGAAGGGACCGTCGAGGAGAAAATCCTCCTGGGCGTCACGAGCCCCGACGGGGAGACGCGCACGGTGCGGATCCGCCCCACCGGGAGCCTCGACGATGCACTGTACCGCGAGTGGGTGGAGGACCGCAAGGAGCTCGTCGACGAGTATTCCGACGGGCGCCTCGGCTACGTCCACGTGGAGGGCATGAACTGGGAGAGCTTCGAGCACTTCGAGCGGGAGCTGTACGCCAGCGGCCACGACAAAGAGGGGCTCATCATCGACGTGCGCTACAACGGCGGCGGCTGGACGACCGACTACCTCATGACGGTGCTCAACGTGCGCCGGCACGCCTACACCGTGCCCCGCGGTGCCACGGACGACCTCGACCGGAACCACGAGCAGTTCCGCGGGCACTATCCGTTTGGCGAGCGCCTCCCCTACGCGGCCTGGACGAAGCCGGTGGCCGCCCTCGCCAACGAAAACAGCTACTCCAACGCCGAGATTTTCTCCCACGCCTTCAAGAACCTCGACCACGGAACGCTCGTGGGCCAGCCCACCTTCGGGGCCGTCATCTCGACCGGCGGGGCGGGCCTGCTCGACGGCTCCTACGTGCGCATGCCCTTCCGGGCGTGGTATGTCTACCAGACCGACAAAAACATGGAGCACGGCCCCGCCCGGCCCGACATTCAGGTCGAAAACCCTCCGGGCATCAAGGCGGAGGGCGAGGACCCACAGCTGCGACGCTCCGTGGAGGCCCTCCTGAACGAGAACAGCGAGTAG